AACACTGACAAGCTGGCTACCTTCCGTACCATATTTGGTACAGAGTATTTCCAAAAGGTAACCGACGCATTTTATTCTTCTACCAAATCGGTGGAACAGGAAAACCGGCTATTAATCCAGCAGAATCAAAACCTGCGTTCTAAAATCCATATTGTGGATTCCGCTTTGGAACAGGAACTCCATTCAGAATTCCCGGATGACACAGCCTGCTTGAAGCTGTTACAGCAGCAGAACCAGCGGATGGAACAGGAACTACAACAGTTAGAACGAAACATTCAGCAAAAGGAAACCGAATTCCAGCAAGCTGCGAACCAACTAACTCATCAACGGGAATTGCACCAACAGCAGGAGCGCCTTCAGAAATTTCAGGGGAAACAAAACCAGCTGGAAGCGCAACAGGCGGAAATAGCTGCACAAAAGCAGTTTTTGCAGCAGCTCAAACAGGTGGAACAAATTCGGGGGATGGAACAGCAGCTGCGGGATGTTGAAAAAATGTTCCTGGAGGGACAAAACAGGAAAAACGAATTGCAACAGCAATTGCAGCAAGTGCGCCAATCCAAGCAGGAATTATACCATCAACAGGAACAACTGTATGCCCAGGCGGAAGGGATGGAGCGGGCACAACAGCAATTGGATTCCTTGCGGCAGCTTTTCCCGTTGGTGGAGCAGTTGGAAACATTCCAGCAAAAACAGATGGAATTGGAGCAAAGTATTTCCTGGACGGAACAGGCGGTGGAGCGGCAGCGGATGGTTGTGGAGTCCACCCAGTTGCAGGAACTTTTCCGTTTGATGCAAACAACGGAGCAAAAAAGAGGGGAGCTGGAACAAAAGGAAACCGAATACCAACAAGGTTGTAAACGATATTTTGAAGCACAGGCCTTTTTGCTTGGGGAACAGCTTCAACCAGGGCAGCCCTGTCCAGTATGTGGTTCTCGGGAACATCCTTGCCCAGCGCCGGGAGGAGAGGAGCAAATTGTTTCTTACCAGGAGGTTTTATCCCTACAACACCAGCGGGATGAAGTCCAAACCCAATTGTTACAGCTGGAGCAGCAGTTGGAGGCAAAACAACAGCAATTATCCGATTGGAAGATTGACACACCTGATTTTCAGGAACAACTGGAACAGAGGATAGCCCAATTAAAAGAAATCCTTCAAACGTCTTTGGAAGGATGGGATTCGGAAGAACCCTATCAAGAAAAGTTGCGGAGGCTAAACTCCCAACTGGAACAAACTACAGAATATTTGATTCCATTACGGGAGAAAATCCGGCAGGAGGATGGGACGTTGCCCACGCTGGAAGGAATCCAACAATCGGTTTCCCAATTAGAATTAAAATTGTCTCAGTACCGTTCTCAGCGGGAGTCCTGTGAACAGCAGGAAACCCAGCTTCAAACCCAGTTTAGCCAGTTGGAGGGGCAAATCATCCAACTGGAACAGGAATTGGAACAGAAAAAACAACAAAAAGGCCAATTGGAAGGGCACTTTACTCAATTCTTGCAGCAGTCCCATTTGAAAGAACAGGAATATCAGACATTGGTGGTACAATTGGAACAAATTCCTCAATTGGAAGCAGATATCCGTTCTTATGAAACCGAGTGCAGCAACGTACAGGCTGTGTTGCAGGAGCTTGCGCTGCAATTGAATGGACAGGAGCTATTACAGCTGTCCGTATTGGAACAGAAACAGCAGCAGCTTCAAGAGGAAAAACAGAGGTTGACCAAGGAGCGGGAACAGTTGCTGCAACAGTTCCATCAGAATGTATCCTGCGAGGAAGAATATCGGGCACATTTGGAGAAAATCCAACAGTTAACCGAGAAATACGGAATTTTAAAAAAGTTGTCCGATTTGACCAAAGGTACCACCAAACGGATGGGATTTGAAAAATATGTACTGGCATTTTATTTTGATAGGATTATCTCCCGCGCAAACCTGCGTTTTGACCAGATGACCAATGGAAGATACCGCATGGAACGGATGAAAGGCCAGACAGATGGTTTTGATATTCAGGTAATGGATTTTTACACCGGGCAAACCCGGCATATCAGTACATTGTCCGGCGGGGAAACCTTTCTGGCATCGTTGGCCCTCTCGTTAGGGTTGGCGGACATTATTATGCAGCAAAACGGTGGAATTCAGCTCAACACCATGTTTGTTGACGAGGGGTTTGGCAGTTTGGATTCTGACGCTTTACGCCAGGCAATCCATTGTTTTACCCAGTTAAACCAGGGAAACCGGATGGTGGGAATTATCTCCCATGTGCCAGAATTGCGGGAACAGATTGCTAATCAGTTTGTGGTGGAAAAAAATACGGCCGGTTCTGGCAGCAAGGTTTTTTTGAAGCAGGCAAACCAATAAATGAAATGGAAAGAAGTGAATGAAAATGGCTGGTTTAGTAGTGGAGGGCGGTGCGATGCGCGGCCTGTATACCGATGGCGTGCTAGACGCGCTGTTGGATTATAAGATTATGTTTCCCTATGTAATAGGGGTATCCGCAGGGATCAGTAACGCCTATTCCTATGTGTCCAAACAGCGGGGCAGAAACTGGGAAATCATTGAAAAATACCGCAACGATAAACGGTATTTTAGTATCCGCAATTATTTTAAGGAAAAAAGTATTTTTGGGATGAATTTTATTTATGACGAAATTCCAAATCAGCTTATCCCATACGATTACCAAGCATTAAAAGCCTACCAGGGCAAATTACTGGCTGGGGTGACCAATGTAAAAACAGGGAAAGTGGAGTATTTTGATCAGTATTCGGCAGACCGCCAGTTTACCATACTGCGGGCCACCTGCGCTCTGCCATTATTTTTCCCTGTCATCCAGTTAAACGGCAACGGCTATTACGATGGCGGGATGGCGGACCCAATCCCCATCCGGAAATCCATTGCAGATGGAAATCCGAAAAACCTGATTGTTTTAACCAGGGAGGTTGGCTACCAGAAAACAGCCGGGAAATCCACCCGGCTTTCCGCAAAGCTTATCCGCAAAAAATTCCCCGCATTGGAACCAATTGTGCTGAACCGGCATATTGCCTACAACGAAACAGTAGCCTATTGTGAGCAGTTGGAGCAGGAAGGGAAAGCGATTTTGCTTCGACCAGCTGCTGAAGTAAATGTTGGGCGGTTTGAGAAGGATATCCCTACTTTAAAACGGCTATATGAAGCGGGTTATCAAGATACAGTGGCAAAGATAGACCAAATTCGGGAATTTTTGCAAGAAGAAACCCTTTCCGCAAAAAATTGATGGATACGGAGAATTTTGTCAATATCAACTACATTTTAAGTTGTTTTTTGGATAAATATACAATGTTTTCATTTTTAAGATACAATTTTTTTAGAAAAACTCTGGATTGAATGTACAAATTTATGGATTTTATCCGTCAAATACTTGTATAAATCTAAAAAATATGGTAAAATATCATAGTTAGTGTGGAATGAAATTTTATGTGTAGTTTCACATCACGAAAACCGCACGCCTCCATTGACAGGCTGCGGGGTTCTACTGAAATAAAGCATTTTTTATAAGGAGGCAAATCAATGGGTCGAGACGTATATGAAAGTCCATTTTGTACTCGGTATGCCAGCAAAGAGATGCAGCATATTTTTTCGCCGGATATGAAGTTTAAAACTTGGCGTAAATTATGGGTTGCCCTTGCTAGAGCGGAGCACAATTTGGGCTTGCCTGTATCGGAAGAACAGGTAAAAGAGCTGGAAGCCCATGTGGATACGATTAACTACGAAGTAGCAGAACAGCGTGAAAAACTGGTTCGCCATGATGTTATGTCCCATGTGTACGCCTATGGTGAGCAATGCCCAAATGCAAAAGGGATTATCCATCTTGGCGCGACTTCCTGCTATGTCGGCGATAATACCGATGTCATCATTATGAGGGAAGCCCTGTATGTGGTAAAACGCAAACTGGTCAATGTCATCGCAAAATTGGCAAAGTTCGCGAACCAGTATAAGGACATGCCTTGCTTGGCTTATACCCACCTTCAGCCAGCCCAGCTGACTACTGTTGGGAAACGGGCTACCCTTTGGATGAACGAACTGCTCATGGACCTGGAAGAACTGGAATTTCGGATTAAAAACCTGAAATTGCTGGGCTCTAAAGGTACCACAGGCACCCAGGCAAGCTTTGTAGAATTGTTTGACGGCGATACGGATAAAATCAAGGCTTTGGAACAGTCTATTGCAGAAGAAATGGGCTTTTCCGGCGTGGTTCCAGTATCCGGCCAAACTTATTCTAGAAAAGTGGATTACAACATTGTTTCCACTTTAAGCGCGATTGCACAATCCGCTATGAAATTTAGTAACGATTTAAGAATCCTACAAAATTTCAAAGAAATGGAAGAACCTTTTGAAACTAACCAGATTGGTTCCTCTGCCATGCCATATAAGCGCAACCCAATGCGCAGCGAAAGAATTACTTCTTTGGCAAGATATGTCATGATTGATGCGTTGAACCCGGCGTTTACCGCTGGTACCCAGTGGTTTGAAAGAACTTTGGATGACAGCGCCAATAAACGTATTGCTGTTGCAGAAGCATTTTTGGGGATAGACGCGATCCTAAACATTCTGTTAAACATAACAGACGGTTTGGTTGTTTACCCAAAAGTAATCCATCAACGTGTGATGAAAGAATTGCCATTTATGGCAACCGAAAACATTATGATGGAAGCGGTGAAAAAAGGTGGAGACCGTCAGGAGCTGCATGAAAAACTTCGCCAACACTCCATTGCTGCTGGTAAAGTAGTGAAAGAGCAGGGCGGGGAAAATGATTTGATTGAACGGGTTTGTGCGGACCCTTCCTTCAACCTCTCCTATGACGAAATCCATGCCATCTTAAAACCAATTAACTTTGTTGGACGCAGTGTAGAACAGGTTACCGAGTTCCTGCAAGAATGTGTACAGCCTGTTTTGGATGCCAATAAGGATGTTTTGGGTGAAAATGCAGAATTAACTGTATAACAATTTACTAACTAATTTTAATTTATTGGAGGAAACAATCCATGAAACGTAAGGGAAAACCAACGTTTTTCATCGTTTTAGTGCTGATTATCATCTTTGCGGTGGTAACAGCATTTGGTGTAAAAACGAGATGGGGCGACAATACCACTACTTACATCAAAGGCTTACAGGATATCCGTTGGGGCATTGATATCCGAGGAGGGGTAGACGTTACATTTGCTCCACCAGAAGATGTAACAGATGTAACCGAAGAACAAATGAATGCTGCTGAAGCAGTGATCAAACAGCGTTTGCTGGCACAAAATATCACTGACAGTGAAGTTTATACCGACCAAAATAAACACAGAATCATTGTCCGTTTCCCATGGCCTGCTGACGAAGAGGATTTTGATGCCCAGGCAGCAATTGAAACATTGGGTGAAACCGCTGAATTGACCTTCCGTGAAGGGAAGGAGACCGATAGCGAAGGCGCTCCATCCGGTACAACAGCGGAAAATATTATTTTAACTGGTTCAGATGTAAAAGAAGCAAAAGCTGTTTATGGCTCTACTTCTGGTTCCAGTTCCCAACAGCAGTATCAGGTTAGCTTGGAGTTGACCGATGAAGGTGCGGAGAAATTTTCTGATGCCACTGGCAAGTTATACGCTTCCAATGGTACCATTTCCATCTGGATGGATGATACTATGATTTCCGCTCCAACAGTAAACGCACAAATTACAGATGGTAAAGCAGTAATTACCGGTAACTTTACGGCGGAATCCGCTTCTGAATTGGCAGATAAAATCAACGGCGGTGCGCTGCCATTTAAACTGGAAACACAGAGTTATAACTCCATTTCTCCAACCTTAGGCTTACAGGCTAGAGATATGATGGCGATTGCAGGTATTATTGCGTTTGCAGTAATTGCATTGTTTATGATTATAATGTATCGTCTGCCAGGTGCAGTAGCGTCTATCGCGCTGATTGGGCAGGTAACCTTGTCCTTGGCGGCAATTTCTGGTTTCTTTGCGCCGTTCCCAAGCTTTACCCTAACGTTACCTGGTATCGCCGGTATCATCCTGGGTGTTGGTATGGGCGTAGACGCAAACGTTCTGATCGCTACCCGTATCCGGGAAGAACTACATAATGGAAAATCCATTGACGCTGCGATCGACACTGGTTACAAACGTGGCTTGACCGCCGTAGTAGATGGTAACTTGACCACTGTATTAATCGCGATTATCTTGATGGGTGCGTTTGGTACACCGGATAGTATCTTCTCTAAGATCTTACATCCAATCTTCTTTATGTTTGGATCTTCTACTGAAGGAACTATCTACTCCTTCGGATTTACTTTGCTGGTAAGCATTATCGGTAACTTTATTATGGGCGTTGGAGCTTCCAAATTGATGATAAAATCATTGTCTAAATTTAAGTGCTTCCGCAATCCTAAATTATATGGAGGTGCTAAATAATGAAAACTCCAAATATAGATTTTGTCGGAAAACGTAAGATTTTCTTTTCCATTTCCATTGCAATCATCGCAATTACAATTATTTGTGCATTTATCCTTGGGGTAAATGTGGATATTAAATTTAAAGGCGGTACCATCCTCACCTATCCTTGCTCTGGTGAGATAGATACCAAAGCAGTAGAAAGCACGATTGAGGAACAATTGGGAATCAATGTTTCCATCCAAACATCTACAGATTCTACTGGTAACCCAAATATGGTTGTTACATTATCCGAAAGCAAAGACCTTTCGATTGAAACAACCAATGCTTTGTCCGAAAAATTGGAAGAAACTTATCCAGATAATTTCCAATTTGAGGACGCCGCAACCGAAGTTACGGTAAGCAGCGTTAATCCTCAAACAGGGACAGAGTTCTTCTTTAAATGCCTGGTAGCAATTATATTTGCATTTATTGTGTTGGTTATCTACACTGCATTCCGTTTCCGTAAAATTGGTGGTATTTCCGCCGGTTGTATGGCAATTATTGCATTGGCGCATGACGTAATGTTTATCTTTGCGACCTTTGTATTCTTCCGCTTACCAATCAACGATAACTTTATGGCGGTTGTATTAACGATTTTGGGTTACTCCATCAACAACACCGTTGTTATCTATGACCGTATTCGTGAAAACAGACAGATTATGGGCGAGCATGTACCAACCAGGGAACTGGTAAACAAAAGTATCAACCAGACACTGTCTCGTTCTATCAATACAACATTAACCACAGTTTTGGCATTGCTGGTAATCCTGATTGTATCCTTGGCATTTGGTATTGATACCTTGATTAGCTTCGTATTGCCTCTGGTTATCGCAATGATTGCTGGTGCATACTCCTCTGTATGTATTTCTGGTCCATTGTGGGTTCTTTGGAAAGACCGTCCAAAAAAAGAGGTTGATCCTGAAAAAGAACAAAGAAAATTAGAAGCGCAAAAAGAAAAAGAACGTGAGCAAAGAGCAAAAGAAAAAGCCAAAAGACAGGCAGAAGCGAAGAAAATCGCTGACAAGAAAAAAGCAGAACGCTTAAAAGAAAAAGAACAGGAACAAAAAGAAGCAAATGAATAATTGTTTGTAGTCCTGTTACGAAGCAAATAAACTATTACTAAAATCCCCCTGTATAGATGATACAGGGGGATTTTAACATATTTTATAAAAATATTCATAGTTATATCAAAAATCATCAAAAACAAATAAAAGTCCTATTAAATTGGATCCATCTATTTATGTAAGAAGTTATTGTAACTTTTACAAAAATATTCTTGGATGAATCAGAATAATTCTTTTATAAATTGGTTTTGAAAATTATATAGTTGATATGATTTTCTAAGAATAAATGTTGGTGTTAATTGATTGTTTACTGTAATGATTGATATCATTGCTCTAAAATTTTGCAATCTAGTTGTTGAGTTCTAGATTATTTTTTATTATAATGCTGGAAGAAGCGATAAACCAATCATTTAATGGAGGGATTCAAATACTATTTTTTGTACTTTTCCCGGTCCTCTGGCGTGATTTCGCGGATGACACGGCAAGGGTTCCCCACAGCAATGACGTTGGCTGGGATATCCTTTGTCACGACACTGCCTGCACCAATAACAGCCCCGTCTCCAATGGTGACACCTGGTAATACAGTGACGTTGCCGCCAATCCATACATTGTTCCCCACCGTAATCGGATAGGCGTATTCCAAGCCCTGGTTGCGCTGTTCAATATCTAAGGGATGCCCCGCTGTATAAAAGCCACAGTTGGGGGCGATAAATACGTTATCCCCAAAGGTCACCTTTGCACCATCTAAAATAATACAATTGTAGTTGGCATAAAAGTTTTTTCCAATTGAAACGTTATAACCATAATCGCATCGAAATGGCTGTTCAATCCAGAAATCCCCTTCGGTTTTCGCTAAAATTTTCCGGATCAGTTCTTTCCGTTGCTCCACTTTGGATGGTGGGAGTTGGTTGTGTTCATAACACAATTCCTGGCATTTTGCCCGTTCCTTCAGCAGCGCTGCGTCATAATTGGCGTCATATAGCAAACCTTGCTGCGCCTTTTCTTTCTCTGTCATAAAAACCTCCTTGTTCTTCATAACGATATTTGGGTGTATCATACCACGAATTTGACCTATCGTCAAATTCAGGATTGAATTTTATCGAAAATAGGAATATAATGGAACTAAACCATCATAGGAAAGGGATTTGCCATGTATATTGCTGATTTACATATTCACTCAAAATATTCCCGGGCAACCAGCAAGGATTGTGTTCCGGAACACCTGGATTTTTGG
This is a stretch of genomic DNA from Clostridium facile. It encodes these proteins:
- a CDS encoding SbcC/MukB-like Walker B domain-containing protein codes for the protein MRLLQLRFSAFGPFPTEQILDFTKLQQNALFLVTGDTGAGKTSIFDAISFALYGEVNGKRKEPRTLKSDFAPKDRLCYVEFRFESHGETYQIYREPEQLSPKQRGKGFVTRKHKAELTLPDGKKITDLKEIKQKIEQEIIGLSSDHFYKIVMLPQGQFQKLLTEKNTDKLATFRTIFGTEYFQKVTDAFYSSTKSVEQENRLLIQQNQNLRSKIHIVDSALEQELHSEFPDDTACLKLLQQQNQRMEQELQQLERNIQQKETEFQQAANQLTHQRELHQQQERLQKFQGKQNQLEAQQAEIAAQKQFLQQLKQVEQIRGMEQQLRDVEKMFLEGQNRKNELQQQLQQVRQSKQELYHQQEQLYAQAEGMERAQQQLDSLRQLFPLVEQLETFQQKQMELEQSISWTEQAVERQRMVVESTQLQELFRLMQTTEQKRGELEQKETEYQQGCKRYFEAQAFLLGEQLQPGQPCPVCGSREHPCPAPGGEEQIVSYQEVLSLQHQRDEVQTQLLQLEQQLEAKQQQLSDWKIDTPDFQEQLEQRIAQLKEILQTSLEGWDSEEPYQEKLRRLNSQLEQTTEYLIPLREKIRQEDGTLPTLEGIQQSVSQLELKLSQYRSQRESCEQQETQLQTQFSQLEGQIIQLEQELEQKKQQKGQLEGHFTQFLQQSHLKEQEYQTLVVQLEQIPQLEADIRSYETECSNVQAVLQELALQLNGQELLQLSVLEQKQQQLQEEKQRLTKEREQLLQQFHQNVSCEEEYRAHLEKIQQLTEKYGILKKLSDLTKGTTKRMGFEKYVLAFYFDRIISRANLRFDQMTNGRYRMERMKGQTDGFDIQVMDFYTGQTRHISTLSGGETFLASLALSLGLADIIMQQNGGIQLNTMFVDEGFGSLDSDALRQAIHCFTQLNQGNRMVGIISHVPELREQIANQFVVEKNTAGSGSKVFLKQANQ
- a CDS encoding patatin-like phospholipase family protein; this encodes MAGLVVEGGAMRGLYTDGVLDALLDYKIMFPYVIGVSAGISNAYSYVSKQRGRNWEIIEKYRNDKRYFSIRNYFKEKSIFGMNFIYDEIPNQLIPYDYQALKAYQGKLLAGVTNVKTGKVEYFDQYSADRQFTILRATCALPLFFPVIQLNGNGYYDGGMADPIPIRKSIADGNPKNLIVLTREVGYQKTAGKSTRLSAKLIRKKFPALEPIVLNRHIAYNETVAYCEQLEQEGKAILLRPAAEVNVGRFEKDIPTLKRLYEAGYQDTVAKIDQIREFLQEETLSAKN
- the purB gene encoding adenylosuccinate lyase, giving the protein MGRDVYESPFCTRYASKEMQHIFSPDMKFKTWRKLWVALARAEHNLGLPVSEEQVKELEAHVDTINYEVAEQREKLVRHDVMSHVYAYGEQCPNAKGIIHLGATSCYVGDNTDVIIMREALYVVKRKLVNVIAKLAKFANQYKDMPCLAYTHLQPAQLTTVGKRATLWMNELLMDLEELEFRIKNLKLLGSKGTTGTQASFVELFDGDTDKIKALEQSIAEEMGFSGVVPVSGQTYSRKVDYNIVSTLSAIAQSAMKFSNDLRILQNFKEMEEPFETNQIGSSAMPYKRNPMRSERITSLARYVMIDALNPAFTAGTQWFERTLDDSANKRIAVAEAFLGIDAILNILLNITDGLVVYPKVIHQRVMKELPFMATENIMMEAVKKGGDRQELHEKLRQHSIAAGKVVKEQGGENDLIERVCADPSFNLSYDEIHAILKPINFVGRSVEQVTEFLQECVQPVLDANKDVLGENAELTV
- a CDS encoding preprotein translocase subunit SecD codes for the protein MKRKGKPTFFIVLVLIIIFAVVTAFGVKTRWGDNTTTYIKGLQDIRWGIDIRGGVDVTFAPPEDVTDVTEEQMNAAEAVIKQRLLAQNITDSEVYTDQNKHRIIVRFPWPADEEDFDAQAAIETLGETAELTFREGKETDSEGAPSGTTAENIILTGSDVKEAKAVYGSTSGSSSQQQYQVSLELTDEGAEKFSDATGKLYASNGTISIWMDDTMISAPTVNAQITDGKAVITGNFTAESASELADKINGGALPFKLETQSYNSISPTLGLQARDMMAIAGIIAFAVIALFMIIMYRLPGAVASIALIGQVTLSLAAISGFFAPFPSFTLTLPGIAGIILGVGMGVDANVLIATRIREELHNGKSIDAAIDTGYKRGLTAVVDGNLTTVLIAIILMGAFGTPDSIFSKILHPIFFMFGSSTEGTIYSFGFTLLVSIIGNFIMGVGASKLMIKSLSKFKCFRNPKLYGGAK
- the secF gene encoding protein translocase subunit SecF, whose product is MKTPNIDFVGKRKIFFSISIAIIAITIICAFILGVNVDIKFKGGTILTYPCSGEIDTKAVESTIEEQLGINVSIQTSTDSTGNPNMVVTLSESKDLSIETTNALSEKLEETYPDNFQFEDAATEVTVSSVNPQTGTEFFFKCLVAIIFAFIVLVIYTAFRFRKIGGISAGCMAIIALAHDVMFIFATFVFFRLPINDNFMAVVLTILGYSINNTVVIYDRIRENRQIMGEHVPTRELVNKSINQTLSRSINTTLTTVLALLVILIVSLAFGIDTLISFVLPLVIAMIAGAYSSVCISGPLWVLWKDRPKKEVDPEKEQRKLEAQKEKEREQRAKEKAKRQAEAKKIADKKKAERLKEKEQEQKEANE
- a CDS encoding sugar O-acetyltransferase, which gives rise to MTEKEKAQQGLLYDANYDAALLKERAKCQELCYEHNQLPPSKVEQRKELIRKILAKTEGDFWIEQPFRCDYGYNVSIGKNFYANYNCIILDGAKVTFGDNVFIAPNCGFYTAGHPLDIEQRNQGLEYAYPITVGNNVWIGGNVTVLPGVTIGDGAVIGAGSVVTKDIPANVIAVGNPCRVIREITPEDREKYKK